A genomic region of Palaemon carinicauda isolate YSFRI2023 chromosome 11, ASM3689809v2, whole genome shotgun sequence contains the following coding sequences:
- the LOC137650292 gene encoding uncharacterized protein isoform X2, with product MKRIKMQAVGAALFLLLQMTSAFSLMGHIPTESFLIRTKRSEGHTCKKELVDNLAKTAKETCSQVEAVDKYISNIKSRGPVAVPSFTDRHGFKAILGQYNGDLSTAQGHCHPWRNGDNVVASLKQVVVAAQGFEPKFKEELLKNQATIKNLLENHEDIAAMEERVAALQKDIKEAREAIKATEVQAVITHLENAIRSKEEEINTTMKEHNIAQGRRELAELVKYLEFVKTGAVDIESKANTANTKITTFRENLIRDAGAFKRHRTNAQNGITKLQQEKQNNNNEINSNRQNINNLRSRINQENSQIASLQAQIAQAQRDIQAIEARINHNMRRVKKKRRFGRWFRFVPVVGWTIGNKFYKDAKRREEQLANEKRNFIANGNSQIQNLRNHIASRNQEINRHQQQINSLEAKNRELEQELQHFSQLDKNLHSLEGEVNAILPSIANAVSGVGKIKDTFDSIEQSLAKAIAQAKEAKTEAEIRNMKYFIYNEINDIKCKWESASSKIVLVGKCN from the exons ATG AAGCGCATCAAAATGCAGGCGGTTGGGGCTGCCCTTTTTCTCCTGCTGCAAATGACTTCCGCTTTCA GCCTCATGGGCCACATTCCAACAGAGTCCTTCTTAATACGCACAAAGCGTTCGGAGGGACACACATGCAAAAAAGAACTTGTGGATAACCTGGCTAAAACTGCCAAGGAAACTTGTTCCCAAGTGGAAGCTGTCGACAAGTACATCAGCAACATCAAGTCGAGAGGCCCTGTGGCCGTGCCATCCTTCACTGATCGCCATGGTTTCAAAGCTATCCTTGGCCAGTACAATGGCGACCTTTCAACAGCACAAGGACACTGCCACCCCTGGAGGAATGGGGACAACGTTGTTGCTTCTCTTAAGCAAGTGGTCGTTGCTGCACAGGGCTTTGAACCTAAATTCAAAGAAGAACTCCTTAAGAATCAGGCCACCATTAAGAATCTTCTCGAAAACCACGAGGACATAGCAGCCATGGAAGAAAGAGTCGCTGCTTTGCAAAAAGACATCAAAGAGGCTAGAGAGGCTATTAAGGCCACTGAAGTTCAGGCAGTGATTACACATCTGGAAAATGCTATCAGAtccaaagaagaagaaatcaacaCCACAATGAAAGAACACAACATTGCTCAGGGAAGACGTGAATTGGCTGAATTAGTGAAATATCTAGAGTTTGTGAAGACAGGAGCTGTGGATATTGAAAGCAAAGCCAACACTGCCAATACTAAGATCACCACCTTTAGAGAAAATCTCATCAGAGATGCTGGTGCCTTCAAGAGACATCGCACCAACGCCCAAAACGGAATCACCAAGCTGCAGCAAGAGaaacaaaataacaacaatgaaatcaacAGCAACCGGCAAAACATCAACAACTTAAGATCAAGAATCAATCAGGAAAACAGCCAGATCGCTTCCCTGCAAGCCCAGATCGCTCAGGCTCAGCGTGATATCCAGGCAATTGAAGCTCGCATCAACCATAACATGAGGAgagtgaagaagaagaggaggttCGGAAGGTGGTTCCGATTTGTCCCAGTCGTCGGATGGACCATTGGAAATAAGTTCTACAAAGACGCTAAGCGAAGAGAAGAACAGCTGGCCAATGAAAAGAGAAATTTCATTGCTAATGGTAATAGTCAGATCCAGAATCTCCGCAATCATATTGCATCGCGCAACCAGGAAATCAATCGTCATCAGCAACAGATCAACAGCCTCGAAGCCAAAAACCGAGAACTCGAACAGGAGTTGCAACACTTCAGTCAGCTCGACAAAAATCTTCACAGCCTGGAAGGTGAGGTCAACGCCATCTTACCATCCATTGCAAATGCTGTCAGTGGAGTTGGCAAGATCAAAGACACCTTCGACTCCATTGAACAAAGCTTAGCAAAGGCCATTGCACAAGCCAAGGAAGCCAAGACCGAAGCGGAAATTAGAAATATGAAGTACTTCATCTATAACGAAATTAACGACATCAAATGCAAGTGGGAAAGTGCGAGCAGTAAAATCGTTTTAGTAGGTAAATGTAATTAA
- the LOC137650294 gene encoding myosin-4-like gives MKRIKMQAVGAALFLLLQMTSAFSIMGHIPTESFLIRAKRSEGHTCKQELVDNLAKTAKETCSQVEAVDKYISNIKSRGPVAVPSFTDRHGFKAILGQYNGDLSTAQGHCHPWRNGDNVVASLKQVVVAAQGFEPKFKEELLKNQATIKNLLENHEDIAAMEERVAALQKDIKEAREAIKATEVQAVITHLENAIRSKEEEINTTMKEHNIAQGRRELAELVKYLEFVKTGAVDIESKANAANTKITTFRENLMRDAGAFKRHRTNAQNGITKLQQEKQNNNNEINSNRQNINNLRSRINQENSQIASLQAQIAQAQRDIQAIEARINHNMRRVKKKRRFGRWFRFVPVVGWTIGNKFYKDAKRREEQLANEKRNFIANGNSQIQNLRNHIASRNQEINRHQQQINSLEAKNRELEQELQHFSQLDKNLHSLEGEVNSILPSIANAVSGVGKIKDTFDSIEQSLAKAIAQAKEAKTEAEIRNMKYFIYNEIDDIKCKWESASSKIVLVGKCN, from the exons ATG AAGCGCATCAAAATGCAGGCGGTTGGGGCTGCCCTTTTTCTCCTGCTGCAAATGACATCTGCTTTCA GCATCATGGGCCACATACCAACAGAGTCGTTCTTAATACGCGCAAAGCGTTCGGAGGGACACACATGCAAACAAGAACTTGTGGACAACCTGGCTAAAACTGCCAAGGAAACTTGTTCCCAAGTGGAAGCTGTCGACAAGTACATCAGCAACATCAAGTCGAGAGGCCCTGTGGCCGTGCCATCCTTCACTGATCGCCATGGTTTCAAAGCTATCCTTGGCCAGTACAACGGCGACCTTTCAACAGCACAAGGACACTGCCACCCCTGGAGGAATGGAGACAACGTTGTTGCTTCTCTTAAGCAAGTGGTCGTTGCTGCACAGGGCTTTGAACCTAAATTCAAAGAAGAACTCCTTAAGAATCAGGCCACCATTAAGAATCTTCTCGAAAACCACGAGGACATAGCAGCCATGGAAGAAAGAGTCGCTGCTTTGCAAAAAGACATCAAAGAGGCTAGAGAGGCTATTAAGGCCACTGAAGTTCAGGCAGTGATTACACATCTGGAAAATGCTATCAGAtccaaagaagaagaaatcaacaCCACAATGAAAGAACACAACATTGCTCAGGGAAGACGTGAATTGGCTGAATTAGTGAAATATCTAGAGTTTGTGAAGACAGGAGCTGTGGATATTGAAAGCAAAGCAAATGCAGCCAATACTAAGATCACCACATTTAGAGAAAATCTCATGAGGGATGCTGGTGCCTTCAAGAGACATCGCACCAACGCCCAAAACGGAATCACCAAGCTGCAGCAAgagaaacaaaacaacaacaatgaaatcaacAGCAACCGGCAAAACATCAACAACTTAAGATCAAGAATCAACCAGGAAAACAGCCAGATCGCTTCCCTGCAAGCCCAGATCGCTCAGGCTCAGCGTGACATCCAGGCAATTGAAGCTCGCATCAACCATAACATGAGGAgagtgaagaagaagaggaggttTGGAAGGTGGTTCCGATTTGTCCCAGTCGTCGGATGGACCATTGGAAATAAGTTCTACAAAGACGCTAAGCGAAGAGAAGAACAGCTGGCCAACGAAAAGAGAAATTTCATTGCTAATGGTAATAGTCAGATCCAGAATCTCCGCAATCATATTGCATCACGCAACCAGGAAATCAATCGTCATCAGCAACAGATCAACAGCCTCGAAGCCAAAAACCGAGAACTCGAACAGGAGTTGCAACACTTCAGTCAGCTCGACAAAAATCTTCACAGCCTGGAAGGTGAGGTCAACTCCATCTTACCATCCATCGCAAATGCTGTCAGTGGAGTCGGTAAGATCAAAGACACCTTCGACTCCATTGAACAAAGCTTAGCAAAGGCCATTGCACAAGCCAAGGAAGCCAAGACCGAAGCGGAAATTAGAAATATGAAGTACTTCATCTATAACGAAATTGACGACATCAAATGCAAGTGGGAAAGTGCGAGCAGTAAAATCGTTTTAGTGGGTAAATGTAATTAA
- the LOC137650295 gene encoding uncharacterized protein isoform X2: MQTELVDNLAKTAKETCSQVEAVDKYISNIKSRGPVAVPSFTDRHGFKAILGQYNGDLSTAQGHCHPWRNGDNVVASLKQVVVAAQGFEPKFKEELLKNQATIKNLLENHEDIAAMEERVAALQKDIKEAREAIKATEVQAVITHLENAIRSKEEEINTTMKEHNIAQGRRELAELVKYLEFVKTGAVDIESKANAANTKITTFRENLIRDAGAFKRHRTNAQNGITKLQQEKQNNNNEINSNRQNINNLKSRINQENSQIASLQAQIAQAQRDIQAIEARINHNMRRVKKKRRFGRWFRFVPVVGWTIGNKFYKDAKRREEQLANEKRNFIANGNSQIQNLRNHIASRNQEINRHQQQIISLEAKNRELEQELQHFSQLDKNLHSLEGEVNAILPSIANAVSGVGKIKDTFDSIEQSLAKAIAQAKEAKTEAEIRNMKYFIYDEIDDIKCKWESASSKIVLVGKCN, encoded by the coding sequence ATGCAAACAGAACTTGTGGACAACCTGGCTAAAACTGCCAAGGAAACTTGTTCCCAAGTGGAAGCTGTCGACAAGTACATCAGCAACATCAAGTCGAGAGGCCCTGTGGCCGTGCCATCCTTCACTGATCGCCATGGTTTCAAAGCTATCCTTGGCCAGTACAACGGCGACCTTTCAACAGCACAAGGACACTGCCACCCCTGGAGGAATGGGGACAACGTTGTTGCTTCTCTTAAGCAAGTGGTCGTTGCTGCACAGGGCTTTGAACCTAAATTCAAAGAAGAACTCCTTAAGAATCAGGCCACCATTAAGAATCTTCTCGAAAACCACGAGGACATAGCAGCCATGGAAGAAAGAGTCGCTGCTTTGCAAAAAGACATCAAAGAGGCTAGAGAGGCTATTAAGGCCACTGAAGTTCAGGCAGTGATTACACATCTGGAAAATGCTATCAGAtccaaagaagaagaaatcaacaCCACAATGAAAGAACACAACATTGCTCAGGGAAGACGTGAATTAGCTGAATTAGTGAAATATCTCGAGTTTGTGAAGACAGGAGCTGTGGATATTGAAAGCAAAGCTAACGCTGCCAATACTAAGATCACCACCTTTAGAGAAAATCTCATCAGGGATGCTGGTGCCTTCAAGAGACATCGCACCAACGCCCAAAACGGAATCACCAAGCTGCAGCAAgagaaacaaaacaacaacaatgaaatcaacAGCAACCGGCAAAACATCAACAACTTAAAATCAAGAATCAATCAGGAAAACAGCCAGATCGCTTCCCTGCAAGCTCAGATCGCTCAGGCTCAGCGTGATATCCAGGCAATTGAAGCTCGCATCAACCATAACATGAGGAgagtgaagaagaagaggaggttCGGAAGGTGGTTCCGATTTGTCCCAGTCGTCGGATGGACCATTGGAAATAAGTTCTACAAAGACGCTAAGCGAAGAGAAGAACAGCTGGCCAATGAAAAGAGAAATTTCATTGCTAATGGTAATAGTCAGATCCAGAATCTCCGCAATCATATTGCATCACGCAACCAGGAAATCAATCGTCATCAGCAACAGATCATCAGCCTCGAAGCCAAAAACCGAGAACTCGAACAGGAGTTGCAACACTTCAGTCAGCTCGACAAAAATCTTCACAGCCTGGAAGGTGAGGTCAACGCCATCTTACCATCCATCGCAAATGCTGTCAGTGGAGTCGGTAAGATCAAAGACACCTTCGACTCCATTGAACAAAGCTTAGCAAAGGCCATTGCACAAGCCAAGGAAGCCAAAACCGAAGCAGAAATTAGAAATATGAAGTACTTCATCTATGACGAAATTGACGACATCAAATGCAAGTGGGAAAGTGCGAGCAGTAAAATCGTTTTAGTTGGTAAATGTAATTAA
- the LOC137650295 gene encoding uncharacterized protein isoform X1, with protein MKRIKMQAVGAALFLLLQMTSAFSIMGHIPTESFLIRAKRSEGHTCKKELVDNLAKTAKETCSQVEAVDKYISNIKSRGPVAVPSFTDRHGFKAILGQYNGDLSTAQGHCHPWRNGDNVVASLKQVVVAAQGFEPKFKQELLKNQATIKNLLENHEDIAAMEERVAALQKDIKEAREAIKATEVQAVITHLENAIRSKEEEINTTMKEHNIAQGRRELTELVKYLEFVKTGAVDIESKANAANTKITTFRENLIRDAGAFKRHRTNAQNGITKLQQEKQNNNNEINSNRQNINNLRSRINQENSQIASLQAQIAQAQRDIQAIEARINHNMRRVKKKRRFGRWFRFVPVVGWTIGNKFYKDAKRREEQLANEKRNFIANGNSQIQNLRNHIASRNQEINRHQQQINSLEAKNRELEQELQHFSQLDGNLHSLEGEVNAILPSIANAVSGVGKIKDTFDSIEQSLAKAIAQAKEAKTEAEIRNMKYFIYNEIDSIKCKWESASSKIVLVGKCN; from the exons ATG AAGCGCATCAAAATGCAGGCGGTTGGGGCTGCCCTTTTTCTCCTGCTGCAAATGACATCTGCTTTCA GCATCATGGGCCACATACCAACAGAGTCGTTCTTAATACGCGCAAAGCGTTCGGAGGGACACACATGCAAAAAAGAACTTGTGGACAACCTGGCTAAAACTGCCAAGGAAACTTGTTCCCAAGTGGAAGCTGTCGACAAGTACATCAGCAACATCAAGTCGAGAGGCCCTGTGGCCGTGCCATCCTTCACTGATCGCCATGGTTTCAAAGCTATCCTTGGCCAGTACAACGGCGACCTTTCAACAGCACAAGGACACTGCCACCCCTGGAGGAATGGGGACAACGTTGTTGCTTCTCTTAAGCAAGTGGTCGTTGCTGCACAGGGCTTTGAACCTAAATTCAAACAAGAACTCCTTAAGAATCAGGCCACCATTAAGAATCTTCTCGAAAACCACGAGGACATAGCAGCCATGGAAGAAAGAGTGGCTGCTTTGCAAAAAGACATCAAAGAGGCTAGAGAGGCTATTAAGGCCACTGAAGTTCAGGCAGTGATTACACATCTGGAAAATGCTATCAGAtccaaagaagaagaaatcaacaCCACAATGAAAGAACACAACATTGCTCAGGGAAGACGTGAATTAACTGAATTAGTGAAATATCTCGAGTTTGTGAAGACAGGAGCTGTGGATATTGAAAGCAAAGCCAATGCTGCCAATACTAAGATCACCACCTTTAGAGAAAATCTCATCAGGGATGCTGGTGCCTTCAAGAGACATCGCACTAACGCCCAAAACGGAATCACCAAGCTGCAGCAAgagaaacaaaacaacaacaatgaaatcaacAGCAACCGGCAAAACATCAACAACTTAAGATCAAGAATCAACCAGGAAAACAGCCAGATCGCTTCCCTGCAAGCTCAGATCGCTCAGGCTCAGCGTGACATCCAGGCAATTGAAGCTCGCATCAACCATAACATGAGGAgagtgaagaagaagaggaggttTGGAAGGTGGTTCCGATTTGTTCCAGTCGTCGGATGGACCATTGGAAATAAGTTCTACAAAGACGCTAAGCGAAGAGAAGAACAGCTGGCCAACGAAAAGAGGAATTTCATTGCTAATGGTAATAGTCAGATCCAGAATCTCCGTAATCATATTGCATCACGCAACCAGGAAATCAATCGTCATCAGCAACAGATCAACAGCCTCGAAGCCAAAAACCGAGAACTCGAACAGGAGTTGCAACACTTCAGTCAACTCGACGGGAATCTTCACAGCCTGGAAGGTGAGGTCAACGCCATCTTACCATCCATCGCAAATGCTGTCAGTGGAGTCGGTAAGATCAAAGACACCTTCGACTCCATTGAACAAAGCTTAGCAAAAGCCATTGCACAAGCCAAGGAAGCCAAGACCGAAGCGGAAATTAGAAATATGAAGTACTTCATCTATAACGAAATTGACAGCATCAAATGCAAGTGGGAAAGTGCGAGCAGTAAAATCGTTTTAGTTGGTAAATGTAATTAA